In Paenibacillus sonchi, the genomic stretch GAGCCACCATATCAATCGCCCCGTCCGCCGGGCAGACAATGGAACACAGGTTGCAGCCTACACAATCCTCCTCGCGCACGTGCAGAATGGCCTTGCCGCCGGCATTTGTAAGCATATCGATGCATTGATGCGAAGCGTCTTCGCAGGCAATATGGCATTTGTTGCAGTTGATGCAGTTCTCCTCGTTGATTCGTGCCACCACTTTGTAATTCAGATCCAGATCGCCCCAGTTGGAGTATTTGGGCACCGATTTGCCGATCAGCTCTGTGACTGAAGCCAATCCTTTGTCATCCAGATAGTTGTTCAAGCCGTCGATCATCTCCCCGACAATCCTGAACCCGTGGTGCATGACCGCCGTGCAGACCTGAATGCCGGTAGAGCCCATCAGCATGAACTCCACCACATCCTGCCAGGTGGAGATCCCGCCGATCCCGGAGATCGGCACGCCCACCCCGCGGTCGCGCGCACATTCAGCGACCATGCTGAGGGCAATCGGCTTCACAGCAGGACCACAGTAGCCGCCGTGCGCCCCTTGGCCGCCCACATTCGGGATCGTGTTCCAGCTATGGATGTCAACACCTGCCAGACTGTTAATCGTATTGATCAGGCTGATCGCATCCGCTCCGCCCTTAACGGCGTGGCGGGCTACAACCGTAATGTCCGTAATATTCGGCGTCAGCTTCACAATGACGGGCGTAGCCGCCACTTCCTTGACCCAGTAGGTCTGGGCTTCCACCAGGTCGGGCTGCTGCCCGGAGGCCGCGCCCATCCCGCGCTCAGCCATGCCGTGCGGACAGCCGAAGTTAAGCTCAAGACCGTCTACGCCGACAGCTTCGGCCCGCTTGACGATTTCATGCCATTTCTCCTGCTTCGGCTCTACCATCAGAGAGGCGACCA encodes the following:
- the preA gene encoding NAD-dependent dihydropyrimidine dehydrogenase subunit PreA — protein: MADLSIDLAGIKSPNPFWLASAPPTNTGYQVQRAFEAGWGGAVWKTLGDPIINTSSRFAAVHFNGQRVAGFNNIELITDRPLEVNLKEIYETKKRFPNHAVVASLMVEPKQEKWHEIVKRAEAVGVDGLELNFGCPHGMAERGMGAASGQQPDLVEAQTYWVKEVAATPVIVKLTPNITDITVVARHAVKGGADAISLINTINSLAGVDIHSWNTIPNVGGQGAHGGYCGPAVKPIALSMVAECARDRGVGVPISGIGGISTWQDVVEFMLMGSTGIQVCTAVMHHGFRIVGEMIDGLNNYLDDKGLASVTELIGKSVPKYSNWGDLDLNYKVVARINEENCINCNKCHIACEDASHQCIDMLTNAGGKAILHVREEDCVGCNLCSIVCPADGAIDMVALDSGAAPMTWNQRQKVISSLNGSYSEAEVV